One region of Vitis vinifera cultivar Pinot Noir 40024 chromosome 1, ASM3070453v1 genomic DNA includes:
- the LOC100253486 gene encoding WAT1-related protein At5g40240 — translation MENLDLRVRSSRAKSIGTIMSITGALTMTMYEGPPVAFTSLTSTKLNGNVTLPQSNWVIGGILSAIAAFMLAVLFVFQTSIIRAYPAELMVTLICCTFVAMQSSIVSLMAERNPSAWRLRPDIELIAIVYSAVLVVGLRSVASAWVMRRKGPFFAAMFKPVGIIIAVVMGVTFLGDTLYLGSVVGAAIIAIGFYTVMWGKDKEETLLEDVPAHGMESSSHNVPLLQNKTFQA, via the exons ATGGAAAATCTAGACTTGAGAGTCCGCAGTAGTCGCGCCAAATCTATTGGCACCATAATGTCCATCACAGGAGCACTCACTATGACGATGTATGAAGGTCCTCCAGTTGCGTTCACCTCATTAACTTCTACCAAACTCAATGGAAATGTTACGTTGCCACAATCAAACTGGGTTATAGGAGGTATTCTCTCTGCAATTGCTGCCTTCATGCTTGcagttttgtttgttttccaG ACCTCCATTATTAGAGCCTACCCTGCAGAGCTGATGGTAACACTCATTTGTTGCACCTTCGTGGCCATGCAATCTTCCATAGTCTCTCTGATGGCAGAAAGGAATCCAAGCGCTTGGAGATTAAGACCAGACATAGAGTTGATAGCTATTGTATACTCA GCAGTTCTTGTAGTTGGACTTCGAAGTGTTGCTTCTGCATGGGTAATGCGCAGAAAGGGGCCTTTCTTTGCAGCCATGTTTAAGCCAGTTGGGATCATAATTGCAGTTGTGATGGGGGTCACTTTTCTTGGAGATACTCTCTATCTTGGAAG TGTGGTTGGAGCTGCTATAATAGCTATTGGGTTTTATACAGTGATGTGGGGGAAGGATAAAGAGGAGACGCTACTTGAAGACGTCCCAGCCCATGGCATGGAATCATCCTCCCACAACGTCCCTCTTTTGCAAAACAAAACTTTCCAGGCTTAG
- the LOC100262193 gene encoding WAT1-related protein At5g40240, giving the protein MGVMGTVSLPFLGMVIVVFTQVTNMIVSKMAMSNGLSSFVLVLYSNAISAVILLPLSLLFHRSPRPPLTFSILCRFFLLALIGCFAQIFGYAGVQYSSPTLGSAMLNLVPAFTFILAVICRMEKLELKKSSSLAKSVGALVSVAGAFVVTFYKGPPIMFSSSFSDSSNQIFSSQSHWVLGGFLLADESLLASMWYILQATILKKHPAVLTITFFYCFFISIISLAISLVAERDPSAWRLKLDVGLLAVLYSAIVGNVIRISMCTWCVRRAGPLFCSMFKPLGIVFAFVMGVIFSGDALHLGSLVGAIIIVTGFYAVMWGKAKEAEEGRLECSRKVPLLQNQTDVSV; this is encoded by the exons atgGGAGTGATGGGAACTGTTTCACTGCCTTTTCTGGGAATGGTGATTGTGGTGTTTACTCAAGTTACCAACATGATAGTGAGCAAAATGGCTATGTCCAATGGCCTGAGCTCATTCGTCCTTGTTCTCTACTCTAACGCCATCTCTGCCGTCATCCTTCTCCCCCTTTCCCTTCTCTTCCACAG GTCTCCAAGGCCTCCGCTGACCTTCTCCATTCTCTGCAGATTCTTCTTGCTCGCCCTGATTGG ATGTTTTGCTCAAATATTTGGATATGCTGGTGTCCAGTACAGTTCTCCTACACTTGGCTCAGCAATGCTGAACCTCGTTCCAGCCTTCACCTTCATACTTGCCGTCATTTGCAG GATGGAAAAACTAGAATTGAAAAAATCAAGTAGCCTAGCTAAATCAGTGGGAGCCTTGGTATCAGTTGCAGGGGCATTTGTTGTGACATTCTACAAGGGCCCACCAATCATGTTCTCATCCTCATTTTCTGACTCATCTAACCAAATTTTCTCATCCCAATCACATTGGGTCCTTGGAGGATTTCTTCTTGCTGATGAATCTTTGTTGGCTTCAATGTGGTACATTTTGCAG GCCACGATCCTAAAGAAACACCCAGCAGTGCTGACCATAACCTTTTTCTACTGCTTCTTTATTTCTATCATATCTTTGGCAATTTCTCTTGTTGCAGAACGAGACCCTAGCGCTTGGAGGTTAAAACTTGATGTGGGGTTGCTTGCTGTCTTATATTCC GCAATTGTTGGAAATGTAATCCGCATTAGCATGTGTACATGGTGCGTGCGGAGGGCCGGACCCCTCTTTTGTTCCATGTTCAAGCCCTTAGGGATAGTATTCGCTTTTGTCATGGGCGTCATCTTTTCAGGGGATGCTCTTCATCTTGGAAG TTTGGTGGGAGCAATTATAATTGTAACTGGATTTTATGCTGTGATGTGGGGAAAGGCAAAAGAGGCAGAAGAAGGTAGGTTAGAATGCAGCCGAAAGGTCCCTCTCTTGCAAAACCAGACAGATGTATCCGTATAG